The sequence gccttgaaacgcgtctagcccattatctgcaccttatccataagtgtatatcacttcaaatagactgtatctgccatattccaattgcaacagctggatgcccacgattccgggaccactgctgcacgcgcgctgttagcaccttattcatacgtgcaatccgcaccacctgttacctgcatcctctcacagccccggtcggcagagttactcctggacatcatcctccccaaggccggacgcctcccgtgccagccaaggacactcggacccccggagattcagccattcacccagcataccacccaggcgggcattgatatccagagtgccggactcagccgtgccagcccggacctgaggtctccaaaggagggtgagtggtgctgtgcaccgagacttgacatcttcatcgctgacagtgtttgccacattgtctgcattacctgtccatgaatttcctattgtagctattgtggctacactcactaccatatatcgttactccggacacacccaaactaattgtgacttttcattctggacatttcttgtggatgtttcattgaaatatccctatgaattacatggactgagaacgttttctcctgatatatgcagcagatatttaattaatgaattttctttaatgaattttctttggtgctacttacccatcatatttatctcattttaatcctactatattctgtattttttattatatctattttttacccagtatattccatttgcctttagcaagggccctgctaggcgattggccatttatatcctttttatataataaagaccatttcttggatcccatctccactagtcttttcctttttctctcccctgtgcttttgaggactggttcacataaatattttttatttataatttctacatattacattaggccttttgggtgaaggcaacacctttaacctcaagcacattatttcttttatcctaagtgagctacacatattttactTTTCTCACAATGACCTGCACTCTTTCCTCCAACAGGTTGGCCAGATTCACATCATTctgaacacaaaaatgtatggcTGGGTCCCAGGGATATATAACTGAAATAACACCTTTACCCCAAAGGGCCTAAGCCCCAAGTGGACTAAATACAGGTCACTAaggaaccccccccaaaaaaacgacATTATTTcacttaaaaatattttttagacaTACAAAAATCCATTAGTGTTTAAAAACAGATATAAGGTAATACTGGGGTGGTTAACCCTACATGCAGTGTTTAATAGAGTGGAGATTTAAGTTCCCGGTACTGCAGCACTTATATAGGAGTTACCTCCCCTTACAGATTGCCTGCCTTATCTTCATTAATTTATCCCCTTTTTGTCCGTTCCTTCTTCGGCAATGCCCCTTGCTTTACGGGATATTTTCTGTCATGAATAGAGCCCCATTACAATATACATAGAGTCTCTGCTACGCTATTAAAGCacaaagaatgaaataaaaaaataaactgtacCTGTACTAACGGAATActtcatgtattttattcataatTTTATGACTTGTATTCATCTCATATGATTCCTGTGTATATTATCTGTGTTATTTTTCTGCACTGAAAAGACTTTCTATTTGCACCAAATATTGTATAATATTGTATTTCATTTTGGTGTTATAAGACTTTGAGGGAGGGGGAGTATTTAGAATGGTCACTAAACCCGTTTAGGGTCCATGATTAAGAAAACTGTTGAAAAGCGTCAGTCCTATTCATTAGTTTGTTCTGGCTTTGTGAACATGCCTTTAATCTAACACAAAGCAAAAATTTATATCGGATTGTGTAGTCTGCTGGATATCTTTCTTCTCATCAGCAAGGGGCAAGTGTGTTTTTGGTTGTTCAGGCTATATGAAGTTAAGATGAGACCATTTAGCATTGTTGCAAGAAGTTGCATTCTAAAGTAGTGTTCACCATAACTTGTGGCTCTACAAATcttgtaaaaccacaactcccatcatgccacgACAGCCAGATGACATGTTTCCcttgaacccaggaccccagtgcTACAGGGCAACAATGCAAACCACTCAAGACTTATGAGAAAATAGTATCCCCCCTCATACCTGGATCCTCAAAGCCTTCTCCAAAGAGTCTATGGTGGGAAAACATTTCCTCTTTGTGTTGTCGAATGTAGATACAATAGATAAGGATAAGCAGACAGACAAGAACACCAGCCATACCAAGGAACATTGCAAGCAGTTTATGGCCTCCAAAATATGTCTTCACCGTTGGATCTAAAAGAAAACATTAAATTATGTAATGAAGATGTCTAGACAGGTCCATTGTTGTTACTTTTCCTTCTTAAGCACTTGTACATGTACCTTCTATAGATTATAATTTACCTCCTCTCTAGTGATATAGTTACTCACCCTTAGAAATTCATTCCTTTTTGTTGCTTGACgtataaatattaaaaaataaaacacaacatttCCCATAATGTTTTCTAATTTTTAAGTCAAAATGAATAAAACTCCCTTGTTAGTCCCCAGATATAGGATTTGTGATGGGAGAATGGGCACCAACAACAGAGCTTCCATTGCAAGAACAGTATATAGGCTCCTGAACTGCCCATTGCTAAATTGAGGCAACATATTGTATGTCTGTCCTTGAGATGTCACCAAAGAATACTTGACAGACAAACTTTTCCCACAGACTAAAACTGATGTCATAATGTTACCTCTCTGATATCCACTTTTCTTGTCACAACAGTTTACCTTATTTTAACATATTTGCTTTGTCAAAAACTATCATATTTACCAGACTGGCAAACGTGTATTGTGTCAGAGTGGCCTATCTGACAGATGTAACCCATTTCTGAtgtcacttaaagggaaactgtcatcagtgtcacccgcactaacctgttggcacaggcaggtagtgcaggtgacactgattataACGATACTCACCTAGCCTCAATCTGTGGTCCTGTTTTCTTTAATCCAGTGGCAGGCTAGGTGCACAGCCTTCTAACAGTGGGACCCAGTGACGAAGCAGCATTGGTCACATGCACCAAGCCTGCTGCTAGAATAAGAAAGATAACAGATGAACGAGACCATGGATtaggggtaggtaagtatggttatcatcagtgtcacctgcacttccagcctgtaccaacaggttagtatgGGTGACACTGGTTACAGTTGCTCTTTAAGCTTACCTTACTAAaaacccacttgtgatgtcaaagCAGCTTACCTGACTAAAACTCAAGTAAGTCACAGCCGGTCACCTAACAGAACCATGTTTGTGATGTCAAAGCTAGTGGAGGGCCTCTGTGCAGCAACATAAAGGTCCATGTGTGGTAAATGTGGTTCCCGGTAACCCATCTTCAGCATATGAAACTTAGAGAAGGGAAATGTTATATTTTGCTGATATAAAATAAACAAGTGATACTTACCAGCCCTGGTTTCCTTACCGGCAACTCCTGGTCCCTTGTTGCTTATAACTTCTCCCTTCTTCCCATATGAGGTGTCGCAGCAGCacttgcctgctcagccaatgatGTGTAAAGACAGGACACTGCTATGGCCAATGATTGGTTGAGCCGGCAGGTCCTGCTCTGACATCCCGTCTTGGAAGCAGGGAGAAGCGTATGTAGCTTGAAAGGAAGATTCAGGGTATAGGGACAGGTAAGTAttacttatatttatttttatacttcaTCCAGCTAAAACTAACAAATTATTATGCTGGAATATATCTTTAATTCATCTCTTACCCCTCCAGTTATTACTTTGTTTATCTCCAGCCCTTACTTTGGTGGGCTTATCTTGTTGATATTTGACCCTTGTGTCATCACTGGTTAAGGGTTGTAAACAATCTATGTTTCTTAATAAAATGCAttgctttatctatatatttttgcATGCTATCAAGTATCACAATATGTattatgtttaataaaaaaaaaaaatcaagaattcTAAAGTTCTACTTATAACCTCATGAAACTATGTTTCATTTATGGCCTTACATATGCCATATTACAAATCCATGTTGGATATTGTAGATCTATATGAAGTTTATACAGAAGTAATTGCACATTTTATTGTATGCTACTGTATCTCTTACTGGGAATATTTGTCTGAATATGGCAGGAGCTGGAGCGCTCTTGTCCTGTTGAGAAACAGCGATGCTTCTTCGGTCGGCGCTTCCCCAGATCAGCGGAGTGTAAGGCATTAGAGGTAACCAATAAACAAGGACTGTCAAAATATTAACCAAGTAAAGGTTACAGATAAAaaaatggacaacgcgtttcgaagagcagggaccccctcttcctcaggtcctatGATTGGTTGTTCAACTAGGAcactatatatggaaaaaaaaaaagcctgcgaAAGGGCCAAAAAATGCACTTTAAAATGCAAAGTCAGGACAAACTTGCTAAAAACATATAAAGAGGTatacatacagtaaatagtatgaCTCTTTATGAATAAATTACTAAATAGCTAAATAATCATGGAAAATGAGATCCACAATAAAAACACAGAAatatgcatcaacatatgcacgCTAATAGAGCATAAAGGAACGCAGTACGAGCTTCATTGCCATGTGGGCTCAGCTGGAAACAGATCCTGAATGGTGCATGCGCACCATCATGGGCATCTCACTGCAGTCCACCAAAAAGAGAGACGCCCGCGGTAAGGATGGGAAACCGTACTTTGGTGCTACTACAAAGAGCACAAAAGGCAACCCAGATTTTGATAGACAGTAGCACAATAGAGAATAAGAACGTAAAAAGTgtgaatatgtgtatatgaccGTATGCAGCTAATTGTAATGAAACTCTGAAATTATATAGATGTACAATCCTGCACTAAAGTAAGTCTAGGGAAAGCAAATATGAGAGACTTATAGTAAACTTGcaaattatatttattttctaACAACCATTCTGTGAATGGAGAATCCTATGAGTGAGTTCAATGAATTAGTGCTGTAACTTCATTGAGGCCATATGGTTGTAGGCTATGAAGACTCTAGATCCAAAACATCTCTTTCTTCAATAATGTTTCAAATCGGTTTGTAATTTGAGCCGGAATTTATTCACTGAGAATGATGGAAATGGCATTTGGAATACCATCATGTGATAGGCTGCAGTGTGTGAATAAACCATGATACAAAAATGTTcttatttttcttccccatgtgcattaccttacatttatcagtgttgaacctcatctgccacttcccagcccaaacctccaacctatccagatccatttgtaacagtgcactgtcctctacagtgtttaccgctttacagagtatagtatcatctgcaaagattgctactttactattcaacccctctacaaggtcattaatgaatatattaaataggacagtacccaagactgacccctgtggtaccccactagtaacagtcacccaatcagaataagtaccattaataaccaccctctgtttcctatcactgagccagttatttacccacattctcccccagcccaatccctctcattttatgcaccaaccttttatgtggaaccgcatcaaatgctttgaaaaaaatccagatatacgacatacagcgattgcccctggtccagtttggagctcatctcctcataaaagctgatcaggttagtttgacaggaccgatcgctcataaagccatgctaatatggaatcatacatttatttttatcaagatattccaaaatagcttctcttagaaaaccctcaatttacatacaacggaggttaaactaacaggtctataattcccagggtcaccttttgacccctttttaaatattggcaccacttttgccatgtgccagtcctggggaacagtccctgtcactatagagtccctgaatattaaaaataggggtctctctattacattacttaattcctttagaacacgagggtgatttgtctattttgactttttgtaggcggcactgtacttcttcctgggttacacAGGTGACCCGtattggggagtttaccttatctcgctgtatttcccctggcatttcattttcctcagtgaatacagtggagaagaatttgtttaatatatttgctttttcctgatccccgtttataatttcttcctcatcattttttaaagggcctacactttcatgtttgacctttttgctatttatatagttaaagaacattttggagttagttttactctttggcaatgagcctgtctatttttgcggcttttatctgtttttttttttacatattttacatttttctctaaagctttttaatgcttcttcactgttgtcctgttttagtagtttaaatgctttatttctgtcatttattgcccccttaacatttttattcatccatattggttttcttttatttctgagccttttattcccataaggtatatacatcttacagtgagaatttaagatatttttaaaagtctcccatttagtgtcagtattgttgtttttgaggacattatcccattttatattgttaatggcttctctgagttgatcaaactttgccttcctaaagttcattgtttttgtggcccctcaagagattcccttattgaagaacaatttataatgttttatattatgatcactatttcctaggtgtcctactTGCTCATCAATTACTCTGTTaggtacgttggttaatattaagtctagtagggcgccccctctggttgggcccttcaccatttgggacagataattgtctttagctatagtcagaaacctgtttcctttttgAGATTCACAGgtttcagtctcccagtttatatcaggatatttAAAGTCCCCCATCATATATCCTTTTATCATGCTCCCATACATTCTTTACCAATAGGAACACATTCATAAATATGCAAACTCTTGAAAGGTATTAAATTTCGCAGACCTCCATTGCCCAAATACAATTCCACTTGGCATGTCTCCATGGTTTTGGACTTGAAAGTTTCTTGGGAGATGATGATTAtctgatttgaaatttttatctTTCAATCTTACCATGCTATTATGTCtcatttcatttaaccccttaatgaccacggatgtaaatgtacgtcctggtttggcgggacttcccaaaccaggacgtacatttacttcctgtgtatgactgcgagcatcggaacggtgcttgcgtcataAATGTCAGGTTACGGCTGCTAGTagtagccggggacccgcccgtaatggccgacatccgcgatcgcgcggatttccgccatgaacccctcagatgctgtgatcaatacagatcacggcatcttcggcagtgcggtactttgaatggatgatcggattgcccgcagcgctgctgcggcgatccgatcatccagcatggtggccagaggtcccctcacctggctccagccgtctcccggggtcttttgctctggtctgcgatagagcagaccagagcagaagatgacagatactgatcagtgctgtgtcctatacatagcactgaacagtattagcaatcaaaggattgcaatagatagtcccctatggggacataaaaagtggaaaataaaagttgaaaaatgtaaaaataaaaagtaaaaaaaaaaaaaaaagcatatttttttttataaacatatcgccgcgtgcgtaaatgtccgtactatcaaaatataatgttaattatccagtacggtgaatggcataaacttaaaaagtccaaaaatgcagcttgtcacattttacttaaaaaaaattataaaaaatgatctaaaagttttatatatgcaaatgtagtatcgataaaaagtaaagatgatggtgcaaaaaataagccctcataccgccctatatatggaaaaatgaaaaagttataggtggtcaaaatagagcgattttagattactgattttgtataaaaagttttagattttttttaagtggtacaaaaatataaaagtatctagtcatgggtatcattttaatcgtattgacccacagaataaataatgcaaatcatttttaccataaagtgtatagtgtgaaaacaaaaccctccaaaatgcggaaaattgtggttttcatttaaatttcctccctaaaaatatttatggggggttcgccgtacattttatggtaaaattagaggtttcattacagagtacaattggtcacacaaaaaacaagcccttatatgtgtctgtggatggaaatataaaggagttatggattttagaaggcgaggaggaaaaaacgaaaacgcaaaaataaaatgggcctggtccttaaggtgaaaatgggcttggtccttaaagggttaaaagagtTTCAGACATTTGTGCCCTAGATATCTCACATAGACAGTTCTCTCCTCAAAGAGTTACTTTTCAGGTATACAAACGTTCAAAAACTAACCTTCATACAGTTGTTCTATCAAGCTTTCCCTCATCAGGAAAATCTTTGTGTAGTTTGTACTTGAAAAACTTATGACCTTAGAACTGCATCATTTAGAACTAATTCTAATTCTCAGTTACTTATTTCCTTTTGTAAACCCCACTTGCCAGTTTCTTCAGCAACTTTAGCCAGATGGATCCGACAAACAATGACTTTAGGGGGTATGAATGTTTCTGTCTTTGGTGCTCATTCCACTAGAAGTGCGATGTCTACCAAAGTCAGTCAAGCAGTAGGCTCTTTGTCATATTTTAAAGGCTGCTAATTGGTCTTCAGAGTcaacttttaaaacattttattttagaccTTATACACATGGTGTTGTTTTGAAATCTTTAATTATACACATTTAAATGTTTATATTAATCAAAATTTGAAGCTTTAAACAAACAATGTGTATTCTCCAGTCTTGTGAtaaaatttgagattttcctactcttggtgatggaaaatatagattttattaaagacaggagacgaacattatCCCTCCCTTTGTATTTACCCAAccctatttatttatatatttctatTTCTTGCAGTTTGACCAACTCATCGATTGTGTTTGAGATTCTACATGAATTAAGAATCCCAGTTTGGACATTCTTTATACGATATCGGATGTTCCGGTTCAAGTTCGTCTTTCCAGTCTGGAAGAAATTTCTCCTCATTCTAGTTTATTCTTACAGCTTCATCAAAGAAAAGAGGAAGTTGATTTATTCAGTTGGGACATTATACCTCTGGACTGTCCTGGGATTGGCTACTCGCCAAACTCAACATATTTTTCTTGCCAACCATATTTTAACTCTTTGTTTGCTTTTTTATTACCCTGCTGCACTTTTTGCTGGTGCTGGAatacctctttcagccagccttTAGAAAGCAATCAGTCAAATACTTTgttaaacatatatatacatatatatatacatatatatacacatatatacatatacatatatatacacatatatacatatacatatatatacacatatatacatatacatatatatacacatatacacatacacatatatatacacatatatatatatatatatatatatatatatatatatatatatatatatatatatataggtccggcactaggttggttgcaggtaaaaacttcttatttctttatttgaagattctgcagtacaagGTAGAAAGACTGACACGTTTTGCTAAAGAGCTTAATCATAGACtttttagcgaaacgcgtcagactttctaccttgtactgcagaatcttcaaataaagaaataagaagtttttacctgcaaccaacctagtgccggaccttgttctttcctttacaagtgagtagccggaggcggtaccggaCGGTCTGCGGCACAGGTGGCGAGGTGTGCGTGCACAGGGTGAGCGACTCACAATCCAGCcttctgatatattatatatatttatataatgttaaACGATGAAATATTCACAATAGCCTTTTTACCTTAATTTTTATCCTACTCAATCCTTTACTACTACATGTAATAGGGTCTTACCTTTTTGTACATCATCGCTTTGGAAAAAGTGACAGAAAAAATAGCCTTGGTATTTTACTGTTGTCCGGTTTCCAGCAGAAGTCCGGTTGGATAAGGTTGATGGATATTCATTTTCATCTAGTAAATCTACACTAGGTTTACCACTCTCATTGGAATTTGGAGAGGCGTTTGCATCATTATCTTTCAGGCCCAAGTCAGAGATGTTAGACCTTTGAGGAAGGGCATCTTCTGTGGTGGATCCATTATGGATAAGGTGACTTGTTTGGGTTGTACCATTCTGTTGTTGATTAACATGGTGAAGCTCAAGTGAAGAATTAGAATTATCAAGCTCGCTTGTGTCATTGGAAGTATATAGTCCTGTAGGTGGTAGAATGCCGGATGTAAAGCACAGATTGGTGTAGCAAGATAGAAAGAAGACATATAAAATGCAATACGTCCATTTGTATCCCATTATTCTTCTGTTTTTTATTGTTCTAAAATATAACATAAACATAGGTTATGCACCATATAAAATAATCTATAAAAAGCGTACAGCAAGTTAAATGAGAACTGATTGGGAAGTACATAGAATATAAGAGACATTTTACAATGTAAAGCTGagttccaaaatagtattttgGACAGTATTTTTGCCCAAATCAGGAGGCGACTCACCAACTGACCAAAATTCTCATAAAAGCCTATATTTCTACTTGGGACTACAAAAGGTGCCTATACTTACAGGCCATATATAAACTCAATTGCATCTTGAGCCAAAAGAAAATGAAGTGTTCTCCTATTGGTGCCCCCAGTGCAACCACCGAGGGCAATTTCCTGCTTTTCTAATATTAGGACTTTTTTCTGGATTTACAGGAATTGTGAATTATAgctgttagattttttttttatagcatacCACCACTCTTATGGTCCCTTATGGTATTGTTTTGTACATGGCTT is a genomic window of Hyla sarda isolate aHylSar1 chromosome 10, aHylSar1.hap1, whole genome shotgun sequence containing:
- the GFY gene encoding Golgi-associated olfactory signaling regulator, whose product is MYGRLHKGTIKNRRIMGYKWTYCILYVFFLSCYTNLCFTSGILPPTGLYTSNDTSELDNSNSSLELHHVNQQQNGTTQTSHLIHNGSTTEDALPQRSNISDLGLKDNDANASPNSNESGKPSVDLLDENEYPSTLSNRTSAGNRTTVKYQGYFFCHFFQSDDVQKDPTVKTYFGGHKLLAMFLGMAGVLVCLLILIYCIYIRQHKEEMFSHHRLFGEGFEDPVLHLDTPVDHLDFFSFRDTELTPAPTPQLKCYKTETYETKGDDKVEAPRGTSSNEHLHHIIQMGSIKQS